The Microbacterium paraoxydans genome includes a window with the following:
- a CDS encoding DUF4097 family beta strand repeat-containing protein, producing MTEKWLIAPGEERVIDIASATRLKVGLVGGQVDVIAHDEPGIRIEVHGVTTKDLRIESRDGEVEIDHPQLGWDNFLEVFRNFGSGGPRAEVSVAVPRSIALTLGVVSAGALVSGIRNDTRLNTVSGDIIVDTLIGDLSVNSVSGDVQIRNLTGSLSANSVSGDVAVTGAIRKATVDIVSGATLVDAAGDVNTITVNSVSGGTTVRLDESLAANYVIRSLSGRLLIDGVERSSSGPSTYNGTTGELAGRFVDLRANSVSGGVTVLRRAPQTIENDPEWEA from the coding sequence ATGACCGAGAAGTGGCTCATCGCCCCCGGCGAGGAACGCGTCATCGACATCGCCTCCGCGACCCGGCTCAAGGTGGGCCTCGTCGGCGGACAGGTCGACGTCATCGCCCACGACGAACCCGGCATCCGGATCGAGGTGCACGGCGTCACCACCAAGGACCTCCGGATCGAGTCCCGCGACGGCGAGGTCGAGATCGACCACCCGCAGCTCGGCTGGGACAACTTCCTCGAGGTGTTCCGGAACTTCGGCTCCGGCGGTCCGCGCGCCGAGGTGAGCGTGGCCGTCCCGCGCAGCATCGCCCTGACCCTCGGCGTCGTGAGCGCCGGCGCCCTCGTGTCGGGCATCCGCAACGACACCCGTCTCAACACCGTGTCCGGCGACATCATCGTCGACACCCTCATCGGCGACCTCAGCGTGAACTCGGTCTCCGGTGACGTGCAGATCCGCAACCTCACCGGCTCGCTCAGCGCCAACAGCGTCTCCGGCGACGTGGCCGTCACGGGCGCCATCCGCAAGGCCACGGTCGACATCGTCTCCGGCGCGACGCTGGTGGACGCGGCGGGCGACGTCAACACGATCACCGTGAACTCGGTCTCCGGCGGCACCACGGTGCGGCTCGACGAGTCCCTCGCGGCGAACTACGTCATCCGCTCGCTCAGCGGCCGCCTGCTCATCGACGGGGTCGAGCGCAGCTCGTCCGGACCGAGCACCTACAACGGCACCACCGGGGAGCTCGCGGGACGCTTCGTCGACCTCCGCGCCAACTCCGTCTCCGGAGGGGTCACGGTCCTCCGCCGCGCTCCGCAGACCATCGAGAACGATCCGGAGTGGGAAGCATGA
- a CDS encoding MerR family transcriptional regulator: MSEKDWSIQEIARLAGTTSRTLRHYDDIGLLPPSRIAANGYRHYDAAALVRLQRILLLRELGLGLPQIAEVLGPSTGSGTQGGGSGAQGGGSAAEASALETHLALLREEQTRLARQIASVESTITALRGGENLMAENMFDGFDHTQYKQEVEDRWGKKAYADSDRWWRGMSDAERAEWQQRVSDLGRDWIAAAESGIDPASAEAQELARRHVAWLTGIPGTPAAALRQGPDADAKAYVIGLGEMYVADPRFGANYATSAGGTHGAEFVRDALRIYAEASL, translated from the coding sequence ATGAGCGAGAAGGACTGGTCGATTCAGGAGATCGCACGACTGGCGGGGACGACGAGCCGCACGCTGCGGCATTACGACGACATCGGGTTGCTGCCTCCGTCGCGCATCGCGGCCAACGGGTACCGGCACTACGACGCGGCGGCGCTCGTGCGGCTGCAGCGGATCCTCCTGCTGCGGGAGCTCGGGCTCGGACTGCCGCAGATCGCGGAGGTGCTGGGCCCTTCGACAGGCTCAGGGACCCAGGGCGGGGGCTCAGGGGCCCAGGGCGGGGGCTCGGCGGCGGAGGCGTCGGCGCTCGAGACACACCTCGCGCTGCTGCGCGAGGAGCAGACCAGGCTGGCGCGGCAGATCGCGTCGGTCGAATCCACCATCACGGCATTGAGAGGAGGTGAGAACCTCATGGCAGAGAACATGTTCGACGGCTTCGACCACACGCAGTACAAGCAGGAGGTCGAGGACCGCTGGGGGAAGAAGGCCTACGCCGACAGCGACCGCTGGTGGCGCGGGATGAGCGACGCCGAGCGTGCCGAGTGGCAGCAGCGCGTGTCCGACCTCGGACGCGACTGGATCGCCGCGGCGGAGAGCGGTATCGATCCCGCGTCCGCCGAGGCGCAGGAGCTCGCGCGCCGTCACGTGGCCTGGCTCACGGGCATCCCGGGCACTCCCGCCGCCGCGCTCCGGCAGGGACCGGACGCGGATGCCAAGGCCTACGTCATCGGTCTCGGCGAGATGTACGTCGCAGATCCGCGCTTCGGCGCGAACTACGCGACGTCCGCGGGTGGCACCCATGGCGCGGAGTTCGTCCGCGACGCGCTCCGCATCTACGCGGAAGCCTCCCTCTGA
- a CDS encoding nitroreductase family protein yields the protein MELLDAIRRRKTTNGAFLPDPVSEEHQRILLEAAGRAPSQLNSQPWRFVVIENRDTIDEIARISGESMTEAMSNGTFFERYKPYFRFSQEEMEEKRSGMLFDKLPAPLRPFTSQVFTKRGQTLMNTFGVPKTLGSENRKLVAGSPLLLGVMLDRSEYRPGQLSSFYSVFSMGAAMENVWLTTVELGMGIQFISFPMEVPGRWDEIVRLLRVPDDLELMAVYRLGYLPPEQRRPAIDWSSSQRKLVSQYVFREDCDTPQQGWDTPPART from the coding sequence ATGGAACTGCTCGACGCCATCCGCCGCCGCAAGACCACGAACGGGGCGTTCCTGCCCGACCCGGTCTCCGAGGAGCACCAGCGCATCCTCCTGGAAGCGGCCGGGCGCGCGCCCTCGCAGCTCAACAGCCAGCCCTGGCGCTTCGTGGTGATCGAGAACAGGGACACGATCGACGAGATCGCGCGCATCTCCGGCGAGAGCATGACGGAGGCCATGTCGAACGGCACGTTCTTCGAGCGGTACAAGCCGTACTTCCGCTTCAGCCAGGAGGAGATGGAGGAGAAGCGCAGCGGCATGCTGTTCGACAAGCTCCCCGCGCCGCTTCGGCCCTTCACGTCCCAGGTGTTCACGAAGCGCGGCCAGACGCTCATGAACACGTTCGGCGTGCCGAAGACGCTGGGCTCGGAGAACCGCAAGCTCGTCGCCGGATCGCCGCTGCTCCTGGGCGTCATGCTCGACCGGAGCGAGTACCGGCCCGGGCAGCTGTCGTCGTTCTACTCCGTGTTCAGCATGGGGGCGGCCATGGAGAACGTCTGGCTGACCACGGTCGAGCTGGGCATGGGCATCCAGTTCATCTCGTTCCCGATGGAGGTGCCGGGGCGCTGGGACGAGATCGTCCGGCTGCTGCGGGTGCCCGACGATCTCGAGCTCATGGCCGTGTACCGGCTCGGCTACCTGCCGCCCGAGCAGCGCCGCCCGGCGATCGACTGGTCCAGCAGCCAGCGCAAGCTCGTGTCGCAGTACGTGTTCCGCGAGGACTGCGACACCCCGCAGCAGGGCTGGGACACGCCGCCGGCGCGGACCTGA
- a CDS encoding FAD-dependent oxidoreductase yields the protein MKPLWKVDQDAPHGTPFDPGAQHDVLIVGAGLTGLSTAVLLTRAGLDVVVVDAGDVAELSTGGNTGKLSLLQGQQLATIRRHHPAALVQAYVDANRAGMEWLTGFADSAGLSYTERTDHTYAQGPDGLEAVRAQHSAAREAGLPTRLLTAGELSTPFPVAGAVALDSQVTIDPVAVADALAKEFLAGGGTLHTGVRVTGAHALPEPRVETTAGPMFAEHIVLATGTPILDRGLYFSKVAGMRSYCVSFRVSGGVPEGTFISADGPTRSIRPVSAADGPADTAQLVVGGNGHPVGRSDGETAAIDDLVDWTRLHFPDAEETHRWSAQDYQSHNLIPFVGALPRGLGRIRIATGYAKWGLSNAPAAALRLTEEIIGTKRRERPSWMLRLGTRLTVPADLARGAVEGAKVAAAATKGWVEAETTPVPVPQPAEGEGVVANRGGRPVAISTVDGVTRAVSAVCTHLGGVLDWNDAECTWDCPLHASRFAADGTRIEGPALNDLPEMPRTVGGS from the coding sequence ATGAAGCCCCTCTGGAAGGTCGACCAGGACGCACCCCACGGCACTCCCTTCGATCCCGGCGCGCAGCACGACGTGCTGATCGTGGGGGCGGGGCTCACCGGCCTCTCGACCGCAGTGCTCCTGACCCGCGCCGGACTCGACGTCGTGGTCGTCGACGCGGGGGACGTGGCGGAGCTGTCGACGGGCGGCAACACGGGCAAGCTCTCGCTCCTCCAGGGGCAGCAGCTCGCCACCATCCGCAGGCACCATCCGGCGGCCCTCGTCCAGGCGTACGTCGACGCCAACCGGGCCGGCATGGAGTGGCTCACCGGCTTCGCCGACAGCGCGGGCCTGAGCTACACCGAGCGGACCGACCACACCTACGCCCAGGGTCCGGACGGGCTCGAGGCGGTCCGAGCCCAGCACTCCGCCGCACGGGAGGCGGGGCTTCCGACCCGGCTGCTCACCGCGGGCGAGCTGTCGACGCCGTTCCCCGTCGCGGGCGCGGTCGCCCTCGATTCGCAGGTGACGATAGACCCGGTCGCCGTCGCCGACGCGCTCGCGAAGGAGTTCCTCGCGGGAGGCGGCACGCTGCACACCGGCGTCCGCGTGACCGGCGCCCACGCCCTGCCGGAGCCACGGGTGGAGACGACGGCGGGCCCGATGTTCGCCGAGCACATCGTCCTCGCGACGGGGACCCCGATCCTCGACCGCGGCCTGTACTTCTCCAAGGTCGCCGGGATGCGGTCGTACTGCGTCTCGTTCCGGGTCTCCGGCGGCGTGCCGGAGGGGACGTTCATCTCCGCCGACGGCCCGACGCGGTCCATCCGGCCGGTGTCCGCCGCCGACGGCCCCGCCGACACCGCGCAGCTCGTCGTCGGCGGCAACGGGCATCCGGTCGGCCGCTCGGACGGCGAGACCGCGGCGATCGACGACCTCGTGGACTGGACCCGCCTGCACTTCCCGGATGCGGAGGAGACCCACCGCTGGTCCGCGCAGGACTACCAGTCGCACAACCTCATCCCCTTCGTCGGCGCCCTGCCGCGCGGCCTCGGGCGCATCCGCATCGCCACCGGGTATGCGAAGTGGGGGCTGTCGAACGCGCCCGCTGCGGCCCTGCGGCTCACGGAGGAGATCATCGGGACGAAGCGCCGCGAGCGCCCGTCCTGGATGCTGCGCCTCGGCACCCGGCTCACCGTCCCCGCCGATCTCGCACGGGGGGCCGTCGAGGGTGCGAAGGTGGCCGCCGCGGCCACGAAGGGCTGGGTCGAGGCCGAGACCACGCCGGTCCCCGTGCCGCAGCCCGCGGAGGGCGAGGGCGTCGTGGCGAACCGCGGCGGTCGCCCGGTCGCCATCTCCACGGTCGACGGCGTGACCAGGGCCGTCAGCGCCGTCTGCACGCACCTGGGCGGCGTCCTCGACTGGAACGACGCCGAGTGCACGTGGGACTGCCCGCTGCACGCGTCGCGGTTCGCCGCGGACGGCACGCGCATCGAAGGACCGGCGCTGAACGATCTCCCGGAGATGCCGCGGACGGTCGGGGGCTCCTGA
- a CDS encoding fluoride efflux transporter FluC, which translates to MSLRRVLLVALGGTLGTAARLGLGLLVDDPGDFPLAVLLANVLGALLIGVVAARLPASAELRLLLGTGVLGGFTTYSALMTGTLALWGSAPLLAAAYAVGSLVLGLLAAAAGLRLGRPRRGGVS; encoded by the coding sequence GTGAGTCTCCGTCGTGTCCTGCTCGTCGCGCTCGGCGGCACGCTCGGGACGGCGGCGCGTCTGGGCCTCGGACTCCTCGTGGACGATCCCGGCGACTTCCCCCTCGCGGTGCTGCTGGCCAACGTGCTGGGCGCCCTGCTCATCGGGGTCGTGGCGGCGCGGCTCCCGGCCTCGGCGGAGCTGCGGCTGCTGCTCGGCACCGGCGTCCTCGGCGGCTTCACGACCTATAGCGCCCTCATGACCGGGACGTTGGCCCTGTGGGGGTCGGCTCCGCTCCTCGCCGCCGCGTATGCCGTGGGCAGTCTCGTCCTCGGTCTTCTCGCGGCCGCGGCAGGGCTCCGGCTGGGGCGCCCGCGCCGGGGAGGCGTGTCGTGA
- a CDS encoding fluoride efflux transporter FluC: MSPLLFLAAALAGGVGAVLRYLVDLGVARLAGRRFPWGILVVNLTGSFALGLVTTALPEAAFVLGAGLLGGYTTFSTAMLDVVALWRDGERGAAVFDAVGMLVLGLLAAGLGLALGAAL; the protein is encoded by the coding sequence GTGAGTCCACTGCTGTTCCTCGCGGCCGCGCTCGCCGGGGGCGTCGGCGCCGTCCTGCGGTACCTCGTCGACCTCGGCGTCGCGCGGCTCGCCGGCCGACGGTTCCCGTGGGGGATCCTCGTCGTCAACCTCACCGGCTCCTTCGCGCTGGGCCTCGTGACGACGGCGCTGCCGGAGGCGGCGTTCGTGCTCGGCGCAGGCCTCCTCGGCGGCTATACGACCTTCAGCACCGCGATGCTCGATGTGGTCGCACTGTGGCGGGACGGCGAGCGCGGCGCCGCGGTGTTCGACGCGGTCGGCATGCTCGTGCTCGGTCTCCTCGCCGCGGGACTGGGGCTCGCGCTGGGGGCTGCGCTCTAA
- a CDS encoding ABC transporter substrate-binding protein, giving the protein MPRTSRRALGALAASAAAVLALSACSSSATGESSGGDITLSYAIWDENQKPAMEDIAAAYTEEHPNVTIEIQVTPYKEYFTKLQTAVTGGSAADVFWMNGPNFQLYASNGQLAPLDDVDAADYPQGLVDLYTYDDALYGAPKDFDTVALWYNKALFDAAGVEYPSAGWTWDDFRSAAAKLTDPAKGQFGVAASQYGQENFYNSIAQAGGEVISADGTQSGYGSPEALEGIELWTDLIADGSSPTAQQMTDTNPEDFFLSGKVAMFQNGSWAAIAYADNADIGGSVDVAPLPAGPEGNQSVIHGVGNVANAKSAHVEEAKDFAAFASGEQAAKIQAETGTVIPAYNGTQQAWVDALPQYDLQVYIDALETAVPYPVSKNTSAWTSIESEVLSQVWSGAVSPKDGLQDLAAQMQTALDAEQE; this is encoded by the coding sequence ATGCCCCGCACCTCTCGCCGCGCCCTGGGCGCCCTCGCCGCCTCCGCGGCCGCCGTCCTGGCGCTCTCCGCCTGCTCCTCCTCCGCGACCGGGGAGTCGTCGGGCGGCGACATCACCCTCAGCTACGCGATCTGGGACGAGAACCAGAAGCCCGCGATGGAGGACATCGCCGCCGCGTACACCGAGGAGCACCCGAACGTCACGATCGAGATCCAGGTCACGCCGTACAAGGAGTACTTCACCAAGCTCCAGACCGCGGTGACGGGCGGCTCGGCCGCCGACGTGTTCTGGATGAACGGCCCGAACTTCCAGCTCTACGCCTCGAACGGACAGCTCGCCCCGCTCGACGACGTGGACGCGGCCGACTACCCCCAGGGGCTCGTCGACCTCTACACCTACGACGACGCGCTCTACGGCGCCCCCAAGGACTTCGACACCGTCGCGCTCTGGTACAACAAGGCGCTGTTCGACGCCGCGGGGGTGGAGTATCCGAGCGCGGGCTGGACCTGGGACGACTTCCGTTCCGCGGCCGCGAAGCTGACCGACCCGGCGAAGGGCCAGTTCGGCGTCGCCGCGAGCCAGTACGGCCAGGAGAACTTCTACAACTCCATCGCGCAGGCCGGCGGCGAGGTCATCTCCGCGGACGGCACCCAGAGCGGATACGGCTCCCCCGAGGCTCTCGAGGGCATCGAGCTGTGGACCGACCTCATCGCCGACGGCTCCTCGCCCACGGCGCAGCAGATGACGGACACGAACCCGGAGGACTTCTTCCTGTCCGGCAAGGTCGCCATGTTCCAGAACGGCTCCTGGGCCGCCATCGCCTACGCGGACAACGCGGACATCGGGGGCAGCGTCGACGTGGCGCCGCTGCCGGCGGGTCCGGAGGGCAACCAGAGCGTGATCCACGGCGTCGGGAACGTCGCGAACGCCAAGAGCGCGCACGTGGAGGAGGCCAAGGACTTCGCCGCCTTCGCGAGCGGCGAGCAGGCCGCGAAGATCCAGGCCGAGACCGGCACCGTGATCCCCGCGTACAACGGCACGCAGCAGGCCTGGGTCGACGCCCTCCCGCAGTACGACCTGCAGGTCTACATCGACGCGCTGGAGACGGCCGTCCCGTACCCCGTGTCGAAGAACACCTCCGCGTGGACGAGCATCGAGAGCGAGGTGCTGTCCCAGGTGTGGTCCGGAGCGGTCTCCCCGAAGGACGGACTGCAGGATCTCGCCGCGCAGATGCAGACCGCGCTGGACGCCGAGCAGGAGTGA
- a CDS encoding carbohydrate ABC transporter permease: MTVLAPRAVAPAAGRTPEAPPSGVRRRRRTPGASPWWALVFLGPTALGLAVFYLWPTVRTLIISFTKTGPFGGAEWIGFENYVRLFQDPELLGALRNTAVYTVIALIGIPLAVGIAALLNTTGLKGRSAYRTLYFIPVVTMPAAIALVWRMIYNGDYGVLNAALGAVGIEGRSWLTDPNTALVAIAVVGIWAGLGTNIVIFLAGLQGIPDTIMEAADLDGAGPVRKFFSITIPLLSPSIFFVSVISVIGALQVFDLIYMMLGRSNPAMPNTRTVVYLFYEAGFLDNDRGYAAAVAFLLLLIILVLTIVQFRLQKKWVHYE, translated from the coding sequence ATGACCGTCCTCGCGCCTCGCGCGGTCGCCCCCGCCGCCGGACGGACCCCGGAGGCCCCACCCTCCGGGGTCCGCCGGCGGCGCCGCACGCCCGGTGCCTCGCCGTGGTGGGCTCTGGTGTTCCTCGGGCCCACCGCCCTGGGCCTCGCCGTGTTCTACCTGTGGCCGACCGTGCGCACGCTCATCATCTCCTTCACGAAGACGGGGCCGTTCGGCGGCGCGGAGTGGATCGGGTTCGAGAACTACGTCCGGCTGTTCCAGGATCCGGAGCTCCTCGGGGCCCTCCGTAACACCGCGGTCTACACGGTGATCGCGCTCATCGGCATCCCACTCGCGGTCGGGATCGCCGCGCTGCTGAACACCACCGGTCTCAAGGGCCGCAGCGCCTATCGCACGCTCTACTTCATCCCCGTCGTCACCATGCCCGCGGCGATCGCGCTCGTGTGGCGCATGATCTACAACGGCGACTACGGCGTGCTGAACGCGGCCCTCGGCGCGGTCGGCATCGAGGGGCGGAGCTGGCTGACCGATCCGAACACCGCGCTGGTCGCGATCGCCGTCGTCGGCATCTGGGCGGGCCTCGGGACCAACATCGTCATCTTCCTCGCCGGGCTCCAGGGCATCCCCGACACGATCATGGAGGCGGCCGACCTCGACGGGGCGGGCCCCGTACGCAAGTTCTTCTCGATCACGATCCCGCTGCTGTCGCCCTCGATCTTCTTCGTCAGCGTCATCAGCGTGATCGGGGCGCTGCAGGTGTTCGATCTCATCTACATGATGCTCGGGCGCAGCAACCCCGCGATGCCGAACACCCGGACGGTCGTCTACCTGTTCTACGAGGCGGGCTTCCTCGACAACGACCGCGGCTACGCCGCCGCCGTCGCCTTCCTCCTGCTGCTGATCATCCTCGTGCTGACGATCGTGCAGTTCCGGCTGCAGAAGAAGTGGGTGCACTATGAGTGA
- a CDS encoding carbohydrate ABC transporter permease, which produces MSDVSLDTRAVVGAAPARSRRAGTPRNRGLWIVHVVLIVGAALMVFPFVWQLLTSFKTLSDSVQVPPSFLPREWVFTNFAEVFDSMPFGQMFLNSVLLTVGRTVGQVALCTMAGYAFARIAFPGRNALFVVFLSVLMVPSQLYLLPQYEIIQALGWLNTLQALIVPGIFSAFGTFLMRQFFLSMPAELEEAARIDGANPWQTFWRIMVPLAKPGIIALVVFTVLWSWNDLLWPLIVTTDPAKMPLSVGLSQLVGIHGTDYPVLMAGALLATLPMLVTFMILQRQFIQGIAFSGTKG; this is translated from the coding sequence ATGAGTGACGTCTCCCTCGACACCCGCGCGGTCGTCGGTGCCGCCCCCGCACGATCGCGGAGGGCGGGCACCCCACGGAACCGCGGGCTGTGGATCGTCCACGTCGTGCTCATCGTCGGCGCCGCGCTCATGGTGTTCCCGTTCGTCTGGCAGCTGCTGACCTCGTTCAAGACGCTGTCCGACTCGGTGCAGGTGCCGCCGTCGTTCCTTCCGCGCGAGTGGGTGTTCACCAACTTCGCCGAGGTCTTCGACTCGATGCCGTTCGGGCAGATGTTCCTGAACTCCGTGCTCCTCACGGTCGGCCGCACGGTCGGGCAGGTCGCCCTGTGCACCATGGCGGGCTACGCGTTCGCGCGCATCGCCTTCCCGGGCCGGAACGCCCTGTTCGTCGTGTTCCTCTCGGTGCTCATGGTGCCCTCGCAGCTCTACCTGCTGCCGCAGTACGAGATCATCCAGGCGCTCGGCTGGCTGAACACGCTGCAGGCGCTCATCGTGCCCGGCATCTTCAGCGCCTTCGGGACCTTCCTGATGCGGCAGTTCTTCCTCTCGATGCCGGCCGAGCTGGAGGAGGCGGCGCGCATCGACGGGGCGAATCCGTGGCAGACCTTCTGGCGGATCATGGTTCCGCTCGCGAAGCCTGGCATCATCGCACTTGTGGTGTTCACTGTGCTGTGGTCCTGGAACGATCTGCTGTGGCCGCTGATCGTGACGACCGATCCGGCGAAGATGCCGCTGTCGGTCGGACTCTCGCAGCTCGTCGGCATCCACGGCACCGACTACCCGGTGCTCATGGCGGGTGCCCTGCTGGCGACCCTGCCCATGCTGGTGACGTTCATGATCCTGCAGCGGCAGTTCATCCAGGGCATCGCGTTCAGCGGGACGAAGGGCTGA
- a CDS encoding LacI family DNA-binding transcriptional regulator: MAQREHAPSRRPTLRMVAERAGVSTATVSYVFSGRAGASGAGVAEATAARVLAAADELNYRPNTAARAIRTGRSGMVQLSLHMLSDPWSLAVADAVNAEANRHGLTTLILADGDWHAALDRVESDVAYLDGVGLDEEDARRLGDLVKRGQRLVVFSEHLEPDGFDVIRSDAIPGCELAMDHLLERHTAIGCIAAEGAVRLAGTQVTRYTPYVEKLAAAGISPDPAWTVTYAETQASAFTAAIELLSQENRPDAVYATTDFAAIAAINAAHMLGLRVPHDVAVIGVGNTPDARLIAPTLTTVGPTDFYERQARIIVEKALEGEPSPGALHEFPWALVPGGSTDLDAPAARGR; the protein is encoded by the coding sequence ATGGCACAGCGTGAGCACGCCCCGAGCCGCCGCCCGACCCTGCGGATGGTGGCCGAACGTGCCGGAGTGTCGACCGCGACCGTCTCGTACGTGTTCTCCGGGCGAGCAGGGGCCAGCGGGGCGGGCGTGGCCGAGGCCACCGCGGCGCGGGTGCTCGCGGCGGCGGACGAGCTCAACTACCGGCCGAACACGGCCGCGAGGGCGATCCGCACGGGTCGCAGCGGCATGGTGCAGCTCTCCCTGCACATGCTGAGCGATCCGTGGTCGCTGGCGGTGGCCGACGCCGTGAACGCCGAGGCGAACCGGCACGGGCTGACGACGCTGATCCTCGCCGACGGCGACTGGCACGCGGCCCTCGACCGTGTCGAGAGCGACGTGGCGTATCTCGACGGCGTCGGCCTGGACGAGGAGGACGCCCGACGGCTGGGCGACCTCGTCAAGCGCGGCCAGCGGCTCGTGGTGTTCTCGGAGCATCTGGAGCCGGACGGCTTCGACGTCATCCGCTCGGACGCGATCCCGGGGTGCGAACTCGCGATGGATCACCTGCTGGAGCGGCACACGGCCATCGGCTGCATCGCCGCGGAGGGTGCCGTCCGCCTCGCGGGAACCCAGGTCACGCGCTACACGCCGTACGTCGAGAAGCTCGCGGCGGCCGGCATCTCCCCGGATCCGGCGTGGACCGTGACCTACGCGGAGACCCAGGCCAGCGCCTTCACCGCCGCGATCGAGCTGCTGTCGCAGGAGAACCGCCCGGACGCCGTGTACGCGACGACCGACTTCGCCGCGATCGCCGCGATCAACGCCGCGCACATGCTCGGGCTCCGCGTGCCGCACGACGTCGCGGTGATCGGTGTCGGGAACACGCCGGACGCACGGCTCATCGCGCCCACCCTCACCACCGTCGGCCCCACGGACTTCTACGAGCGTCAGGCGCGGATCATCGTCGAGAAGGCGCTCGAGGGCGAGCCCTCGCCCGGGGCGCTGCACGAGTTCCCCTGGGCCCTCGTCCCCGGCGGCTCGACCGACCTCGACGCCCCGGCAGCCCGCGGCCGCTGA
- a CDS encoding Gfo/Idh/MocA family protein, whose translation MDLHIGIIGFGARSTLQEEVHRPGHGSRITAVCDLAPRAREDARALVPDALITDSLDELLASGVDAVMVLTPDDTHAALTIRALEAGVPVFCEKPLAIDLADADRMLETARRTGTRLYIGHNMRHMPVITLMRGLIHDGRIGQVKAVWVRHFVGHGGDFYFKDWHADRSRTTGLLLQKGAHDLDIIHWLAGAYTEQVAAMGGLSVYGDITDRRDRTGERMPDWFSMDNWPPTALTGLHPVVDVEDISMVNLRLEGGIFASYQQCHFTPDYWRNYTVIGTEGRIENFGDVAGSEVRLWNRRHAGAADADEVFIVPEVPDAGHDGADALLVAEFLRFVRHGGLTATSPVAAREAVAAGILATASLRGDGSAISVPPLDPELVAYFERGQTPSSTPSSSAA comes from the coding sequence TTGGACCTCCACATCGGCATCATCGGCTTCGGCGCGCGCTCCACCCTCCAGGAGGAGGTGCACCGGCCGGGGCACGGCTCCCGCATCACCGCCGTCTGTGACCTCGCCCCGCGCGCCCGCGAGGACGCCAGGGCGCTCGTCCCCGACGCGCTCATCACCGACTCCCTCGACGAGCTGCTCGCATCCGGCGTCGACGCGGTCATGGTGCTGACCCCGGACGACACGCACGCCGCCCTGACCATCCGGGCGCTGGAAGCCGGGGTGCCCGTCTTCTGCGAGAAGCCCCTCGCGATCGATCTCGCCGACGCCGACCGCATGCTGGAGACCGCGCGACGCACCGGCACCCGGCTCTACATCGGTCACAACATGCGGCACATGCCCGTGATCACCCTCATGCGCGGGCTCATCCATGACGGGCGCATCGGGCAGGTGAAGGCCGTGTGGGTGCGGCACTTCGTGGGGCACGGCGGCGACTTCTACTTCAAGGACTGGCACGCCGACCGGAGCCGCACCACCGGACTCCTCCTGCAGAAGGGAGCGCACGACCTCGACATCATCCACTGGCTGGCCGGCGCGTACACCGAGCAGGTGGCGGCGATGGGCGGCCTGAGCGTCTATGGCGACATCACCGACCGGCGGGACCGCACGGGGGAGCGGATGCCCGACTGGTTCAGCATGGACAACTGGCCGCCGACCGCGCTCACGGGACTCCACCCCGTCGTCGACGTCGAGGACATCTCGATGGTGAACCTGAGGCTGGAGGGCGGGATCTTCGCGTCCTACCAGCAGTGCCACTTCACCCCGGACTACTGGCGGAACTACACCGTGATCGGCACCGAGGGGCGCATCGAGAACTTTGGCGACGTGGCCGGCAGCGAGGTGAGGCTGTGGAACCGTCGGCATGCCGGGGCGGCCGACGCGGACGAGGTGTTCATCGTGCCCGAGGTGCCCGACGCCGGACACGACGGTGCCGACGCGCTGCTCGTGGCCGAGTTCCTCCGGTTCGTGCGGCACGGTGGTCTCACGGCGACCTCTCCCGTCGCGGCGCGGGAGGCCGTGGCCGCCGGGATCCTCGCGACCGCGTCCCTCCGGGGCGACGGCTCCGCGATCTCCGTCCCTCCGCTCGACCCCGAGCTCGTCGCCTACTTCGAGCGCGGCCAGACCCCCTCCTCCACCCCCTCCTCCTCCGCCGCCTGA